In Phocoena phocoena chromosome 3, mPhoPho1.1, whole genome shotgun sequence, a single window of DNA contains:
- the LSM11 gene encoding U7 snRNA-associated Sm-like protein LSm11: MEERERGARSARAGSPARPPSPRLDVSSDSFDPLLALYAPRLPPIPYPNAPCFNNLAEYESFLRTGCRGGGRGRARGAAAGSGDPATAAAGPLGRTRRRPDIPAPDPERIQRLRRLMVAKEEGDGAAGARRRGPGRSRKAPRNVLTRMPLHEGSPLGELHRCIREGVKVNVHIRTFKGLRGVCTGFLVAFDKFWNMALTDVDETYRKPVLGKAYERDSSLTLTRLFDRLKLQDSSKKETDSKSAVEDSTLSRYSQTSTWKVASVWGRGDTDRGSRKRSRSVPSSLQASAREESRSELSGRTTQTEGSSAGGTFSRATTLSRGQPRKKKRKPKVDYQQVFTRHINQIFIRGENVLLVHLAQ, from the exons GGCAGCCCTGCGCGCCCGCCCAGCCCGCGGCTGGATGTCAGCTCTGACAGCTTCGACCCACTGCTGGCCCTGTACGCGCCTCGCCTGCCTCCCATCCCCTACCCCAACGCGCCCTGCTTCAACAACCTGGCCGAGTACGAGAGCTTCCTCAGGACCGGGTGCCGGGGCGGCGGGCGCGGACGGGCGCGGGGCGCGGCCGCGGGCTCTGGGGAccccgccaccgccgccgccgggcCCTTGGGCAGGACCCGCCGCCGCCCGGACATCCCCGCCCCGGACCCCGAGCGCATCCAGCGCCTCCGCCGCCTTATGGTAGCCAAGGAGGAAGGGGACGGGGCCGCCGGGGCGCGGCGGCGGGGTCCGGGTCGGAGCAGGAAGGCGCCGCGCAACGTGCTCACGAGAATGCCCT TGCACGAAGGCAGCCCTCTGGGTGAACTCCATCGTTGTATCCGGGAGGGGGTGAAGGTGAATGTTCACATCCGCACTTTCAAGGGACTTCGGGGCGTCTGTACGGGCTTCCTTGTTGCATTCGACAAGTTCTGGAATATG GCACTTACTGATGTGGATGAGACCTACCGAAAACCTGTTCTAGGCAAAGCATATGAACGGGATTCTTCATTGACTCTCACTAGG CTCTTTGATCGACTAAAACTGCAGGATTCCTCCAAGAAGGAAACAGATTCCAAGTCTGCAGTTGAAGACTCCACTCTGTCCAGATACTCCCAGACATCCACCTGGAAGGTGGCTTCAGTGTGGGGACGAGGAGACACTGACCGGGGTTCACGCAAGCGTTCCCGCTCCGTCCCTTCTTCCCTGCAGGCATCGGCAAGGGAGGAGTCCAGGTCAGAGCTGTCAGGGAGGACTACACAGACAGAAGGGTCGAGTGCGGGAGGTACCTTTTCCAGGGCCACCACCCTTTCCAGGGGCCAGCCCCGTAAGAAAAAGCGAAAGCCCAAAGTGGATTACCAGCAGGTATTCACTCGACACATAAATCAGATTTTCATTCGAGGCGAGAATGTCCTGCTGGTTCATCTTGCACAGTGA